One segment of Nostoc flagelliforme CCNUN1 DNA contains the following:
- a CDS encoding MoaD/ThiS family protein, which translates to MSKSAITVTVKLFAAYQEAFRVSELVLEFPNSIPVKTVCDRLIAEHPELSQWRDITRFGINLIFVEPDTLLQDGDEVVLIPPVSGG; encoded by the coding sequence ATGTCTAAATCTGCAATCACCGTCACCGTCAAATTGTTTGCTGCTTATCAAGAAGCCTTTAGGGTTTCGGAACTGGTGCTGGAATTTCCCAATAGTATCCCAGTCAAAACAGTATGCGATCGCCTCATAGCTGAACACCCCGAACTCTCCCAATGGCGAGACATCACCCGCTTTGGAATTAATCTAATATTTGTCGAACCAGATACCCTACTACAAGATGGGGATGAAGTCGTGCTGATTCCACCAGTTAGCGGTGGGTAG
- a CDS encoding glycosyltransferase family 4 protein, whose protein sequence is MYRYSPYTLLFFGRIWPYKGLKYLLEAMPLIAEHIPDVKLIIAGRGENPMQYFPNGYDNKRYEILNDFIPPEDVVGLFQRTTITVLPYIEASQSGVAALSYGMGTPIVASNVGGLKEIVRHQKDGLLVPPGDVRSLADAIICLLSDRDLQHQMQTASLARCQQDLNWSNIAAETVEVYREALEVTNKSLLKL, encoded by the coding sequence TTGTACCGATATTCACCTTACACATTACTGTTTTTTGGTCGAATCTGGCCTTATAAAGGATTGAAGTATTTACTTGAGGCTATGCCCTTAATCGCCGAACATATTCCTGATGTCAAGCTGATAATTGCTGGGCGAGGAGAAAACCCAATGCAATATTTTCCTAATGGCTATGATAATAAACGCTACGAAATTTTAAATGACTTTATTCCTCCTGAAGATGTGGTTGGTCTATTTCAACGTACTACAATAACAGTTTTGCCATACATTGAAGCCTCTCAAAGTGGTGTAGCAGCCCTTTCCTATGGTATGGGAACACCAATTGTTGCCTCTAATGTGGGAGGGCTAAAAGAGATAGTTCGACATCAAAAAGATGGATTGTTAGTTCCGCCCGGTGATGTCCGATCATTAGCTGATGCCATCATTTGCTTATTGAGCGATCGCGATTTGCAACATCAGATGCAAACAGCATCATTGGCTAGGTGTCAGCAAGATTTGAATTGGTCAAATATTGCTGCTGAAACGGTTGAAGTTTACCGCGAGGCATTGGAAGTTACCAATAAATCGTTGTTGAAACTATGA
- a CDS encoding Uma2 family endonuclease: MTSLSALTLPDHTQLPDSDGTFVFAKRAGGKNLQEHPQSILITDSIKPVLEQLHPDSQYCIGQDSGIYWRLTAPPEKGAEAPDWFYVPNVPPTLDGKMRRSYVLWKEYVAPLIVLEFVSGDGSEERDNTPPSQGEGGNVGKFWVYEQAIRVPYYGIYEVAKAQVEVYHLVDNTYQLMKPNERGHYPIAPMGVELGIWQGFYQNAELPWLRWWDAQGNLLLTGEERAVIERQKRERIVEKLRTLSIEQLNALGIDPEMLD; this comes from the coding sequence ATGACTTCCTTATCGGCATTAACTTTACCTGACCACACCCAGTTACCAGACTCAGACGGTACATTTGTGTTCGCGAAGCGTGCCGGAGGCAAAAATCTTCAGGAGCATCCGCAAAGCATTTTAATTACAGATTCAATTAAACCTGTTTTAGAGCAACTTCATCCTGATAGTCAATATTGTATTGGACAAGATTCTGGTATCTACTGGCGATTGACAGCTCCTCCTGAGAAAGGAGCTGAAGCACCAGACTGGTTTTATGTACCTAATGTACCACCGACCCTTGACGGTAAAATGCGGCGTTCTTATGTGCTGTGGAAGGAGTATGTCGCACCCTTGATTGTGTTGGAATTTGTCTCTGGAGATGGTTCAGAAGAACGAGATAACACACCGCCATCTCAAGGGGAAGGTGGAAATGTTGGTAAATTTTGGGTTTATGAGCAGGCAATTCGAGTGCCTTATTATGGAATTTATGAAGTAGCAAAAGCGCAAGTGGAAGTTTACCACCTAGTAGATAATACTTATCAACTGATGAAACCCAATGAACGAGGACATTACCCAATTGCTCCTATGGGAGTAGAGTTAGGAATCTGGCAAGGATTTTATCAGAATGCAGAGTTACCTTGGTTGCGCTGGTGGGATGCACAAGGAAATTTACTGCTAACAGGTGAGGAACGGGCTGTAATTGAGCGACAAAAGCGGGAGAGAATTGTAGAGAAATTGCGTACTCTCTCTATTGAACAACTCAACGCTTTAGGAATTGACCCAGAAATGTTGGATTAA
- a CDS encoding lysophospholipid acyltransferase family protein, which translates to MSKKQHLLNKKPGWSLDERDPKFIESLMPLLGFFYHYYFRVKTSGWDNIPPQEKVLFVGSHNGGLAAPDMTMMMYDWFRRFGVEQPVYGLMHPKVWQVSPPLAQLVAKAGAIIAHPKMAYTALRSGASVLVYPGGAEDIFRPHYLRNKIYFAGRQGFIKLALRENVPIVPVISWGAHDTLIILADCYKIVRQLHEWGMPWLLGIDPEVFPIYLGLPWGLAIGPLPNIPLPVSMYTRVCPPIVFQRYGSEAASDRYYVNQCYELVVSQMQQELDHLVRLTANTNLLWNCTKSGLV; encoded by the coding sequence ATGTCAAAAAAGCAACATTTATTAAACAAAAAACCCGGTTGGTCTTTGGATGAGCGAGATCCAAAGTTCATAGAATCTCTGATGCCTCTGTTGGGCTTTTTCTATCACTATTATTTCCGAGTTAAAACTAGTGGCTGGGATAATATTCCACCCCAAGAAAAAGTCTTATTTGTCGGTTCGCATAATGGGGGACTCGCGGCTCCCGATATGACAATGATGATGTACGACTGGTTCCGACGATTTGGTGTGGAGCAACCTGTTTATGGTTTGATGCATCCCAAGGTTTGGCAGGTTAGCCCGCCACTAGCGCAACTGGTTGCTAAGGCTGGAGCAATTATTGCTCATCCGAAAATGGCTTACACTGCCTTGCGCTCTGGAGCTAGTGTACTAGTTTATCCAGGTGGAGCCGAAGATATCTTCCGACCGCATTATTTACGTAACAAAATCTACTTTGCGGGGCGACAAGGATTTATTAAGTTAGCGTTGCGGGAAAATGTGCCGATTGTCCCTGTGATTTCTTGGGGCGCTCACGATACGCTGATTATACTGGCTGACTGCTACAAAATTGTGCGGCAACTCCATGAATGGGGGATGCCTTGGCTGTTGGGGATTGATCCGGAAGTTTTTCCGATCTATCTCGGGCTGCCTTGGGGATTAGCAATTGGCCCGTTACCCAACATTCCATTGCCTGTGTCCATGTACACGCGGGTTTGTCCGCCAATTGTATTTCAACGCTACGGCTCTGAAGCAGCCAGCGATCGCTACTATGTCAATCAATGTTATGAATTAGTTGTTAGTCAGATGCAGCAAGAGTTAGATCACTTAGTCAGGCTAACTGCTAATACCAATTTATTGTGGAACTGCACAAAATCAGGCTTGGTCTGA
- a CDS encoding MFS transporter, whose protein sequence is MGRLATEIAGKTPVSLGLLGAAAFMVIADARVIDPLLHIIADEFKVGVGSAAVIISAYTIPYGLFQLVYGPLGDRIGKLKVITIALAAFAVGTAVCTFVSNIVLLTLLRFLTGMAAAGIIPITLAYIGDNFPYEKRQAAIGKYLSALMLGQILGGSLGGIFGEYISWRDIFLLFGIVSLGIAGLLWRGTRHLGNAQRPQDQRGRITLRPYYQLLTQPIARTVIIGVFVEGFCVFGAFAYIGAFLRDRYSLSYVAIGFMLSGFGFGGLIYSRSVKWLVRRLGEIGLMGVGGGLMSISFLAIALFQNWMLFIPLSILMGLGFYMMHSTLQTQATELSPEARGTAVSLFAFSLFVGQGIGAAVFGRIVDNFGYIYCFILVGVAIALLSIWLVNQKQVVPD, encoded by the coding sequence GTGGGTAGGTTAGCAACGGAAATCGCAGGCAAAACACCTGTCTCATTAGGACTGTTGGGCGCTGCTGCCTTCATGGTGATTGCTGATGCACGGGTGATTGACCCTCTACTGCACATTATTGCCGACGAGTTCAAAGTTGGTGTTGGTAGTGCTGCGGTGATTATCTCCGCATATACGATTCCCTACGGGCTATTTCAGTTAGTCTATGGCCCACTAGGCGATCGCATCGGCAAACTTAAGGTAATTACAATAGCATTGGCAGCATTTGCTGTAGGTACTGCTGTTTGTACCTTTGTCTCAAATATCGTCTTACTTACCTTGCTGCGGTTTCTCACAGGGATGGCTGCTGCTGGGATCATCCCCATCACCCTAGCTTATATTGGTGACAATTTTCCTTATGAAAAACGCCAAGCTGCGATCGGCAAGTATCTAAGTGCCTTAATGCTAGGTCAAATTCTGGGTGGTAGTTTGGGCGGCATCTTTGGGGAATATATCAGCTGGCGTGACATCTTTCTCCTATTTGGCATCGTCTCCCTTGGTATTGCTGGACTTTTATGGCGAGGGACGCGCCATCTGGGTAATGCTCAACGTCCCCAAGATCAAAGAGGTAGGATAACACTTCGACCTTATTACCAACTATTGACCCAACCGATCGCCCGGACTGTAATTATAGGGGTATTTGTAGAAGGCTTTTGCGTCTTTGGGGCATTTGCTTACATCGGCGCATTTCTGCGCGATCGCTATAGTCTTAGTTATGTAGCGATCGGGTTTATGCTCAGTGGTTTTGGATTCGGTGGACTGATTTATAGTCGCTCAGTTAAATGGTTAGTCAGGCGACTAGGTGAAATTGGTTTAATGGGAGTGGGAGGGGGCTTAATGTCTATCAGCTTCTTAGCGATCGCATTATTCCAGAACTGGATGCTGTTTATCCCCTTGAGTATTTTAATGGGATTGGGCTTTTATATGATGCACAGCACCCTCCAAACCCAAGCCACTGAGCTTTCCCCGGAAGCACGAGGCACTGCTGTTTCGCTATTTGCCTTCAGCTTGTTTGTTGGCCAGGGAATCGGCGCGGCAGTATTTGGTAGGATTGTGGATAATTTCGGCTACATTTATTGCTTTATTCTGGTTGGTGTAGCGATCGCTTTGCTCTCTATTTGGCTAGTCAATCAGAAGCAAGTCGTACCTGACTAA